TGATAAGGTATGGAACTAACTTCCAGACTACCGTAATGCATTTTCATAATGTTCCGGGTAATGGTCAGACCAATTCCAGAACCGTTTTTGCGGGTCGTAAAAAACGGGACAAATATTTTCTCTGCCAGCTCCGGTTCAATACCCCTGCCATTGTCAGTTACGTCGAGGAATAACTTATTTTGTTCCAGACGGTAATCAATTGCTATAAATGGCTGATCTACATCTTCCAAAGCATGAATACTATTGGTCACCAGGTTAATTAAAGCTTGTTCTATAAGTTTTAAATCTACGCTGATCGTAATTTTTGAAGAGGTCTGTCCTATAGAGAGTTTTACATTTTTTACAGCTGCAAAAGGCTGCATCAGGATCTGGATATGCTGGAGGATTTCGCCAATGCTATGTGATTCAAGCTCTGGCGTGGGTAATTCAGCAATCAGACGGTAATCCTTTACAAAGTCAAGCAAGCCCACCGATCGTCTTTTGATAGCCTGTATAGCTGGCTTAAGGTCTTCCAGCTCCTCTTTGTTTAATGAATCTTTACCTGATACCATACTGTTAACTGTATCAGAAAGGGAGCTGATAGGGGTAATGGAATTCAGGATCTCATGAGAGATTACACCAATCAGCCTGTTCCAGGCTTCGATTTCTTTCTGCTCAATTTCATCCTTAATGTTCTGGAAAGAAATGATCCTGTAACTGGTATTATACAGGTTTATCGGGATAACCTCAGTTGATAACTGAATGAGTTTTTCCTGAATTTTAATTTCAAGAAATCTTTTACCACCATTTTGTATGCTTTCAATTTCTGTCGTGAAAATCGGCAGATGCTCTTTCAGCCGGTGCCAGTATTTATAAGCTGGTACCTTAAGCAGGAAAGCTGCAGCCTCATTAAAAAAAGAAATTTCTGCCTGCGCAGGATCAGCATTGTCTTTAAGGACTATGACACCTACCGGTACCTGCTGCAGAATAGTTTTGATCAGCTGAAACATGGCATCCTGTTCCAGCTGGATATCTTTATGAGTTTTGATAATCTCATCAAATGATCCGTACAAATCAGGAAAGCTCCCTTTGGTACTTTTATTTTTGAAATTCAAAGTATGATCGCGGGTTTTAATTGCAAGAATAAAACGCTTAATATCAGATCTGATCTGGTTAATATAACTGTATAAGGAAAAGACAGAGATTATCAGTATACAGGAAACGCCGGCTATAGTAAACCATAGCTGAGTTTTTAAAATCAGATAACCCAATAAAACTATCAGTGAATTAATCAGCAGCAGCTTAAAAATCAGTCTGAAAGTAAAACGTTGATAAAACATAGGCTATAATCCGAATTTTTCTATTCTGCGGTATAAAGCTGCACGGGTAAGCCCCAGTTCTGCCGCTGCACGCGAAATATTTCCCTTATGATTCTCTATTGCTTTCTGTACCATCATTTTTTCCATTTCTTCCAGATCCAGAGTCACCGGTAGCGATGCCGATCCGCCAAATCTTTGCGGGCTTAATTGTAAATCCTGTTCAGTAATCTCATTACCATCAGCCATGATAATAGCTCTTTCAATCACATGCTGTAATTCACGGACATTACCCGGCCAGTGATAGGCCAGTAAGGTATTACCGGCTTTTTCAGTAATCAGGTTAATGTTCTTATGATATTTGGTACTAAAAGTATGCAAAAAATGATTGGCCAGCAGTAAGATATCCTCAGCACGCTGATGCAGCGGAGGGAGTTCCAGTTCGACTGTGTTGATCCGGAAAAGTAAATCCTGACGGAAAGTGCCTTTGGCTACCATTTCATTCAACGGCATATTGGTTGCAGTGATCAACCTTACATTTATTTTCCGGTCCTTGCTTTCTCCTAAACGGGTGACTGTCCGGTTTTGCAGGACCGTTAGTAATTTGCCCTGTAATGGCAAAGACAGATTTCCTATCTCATCAAGGAATATTGTTCCGTTATCGGCCAGTTCAAATCTTCCCGGTCTGTCATCGCGGGCATCCGTAAATGCGCCTTTAGCATAACCAAAAAGTTCACTTTCAAACAGATTCTCATTTAAAGAACCCAGATCGACATGCATGAAAATATGATTTTTTCTTAGAGAGTGTTTATGCAATTCGTAAGCAAATACCTGTTTACCTGTACCATTTTCGCCTAATATCAATACATTCGCATCAGTAGGCGCTACTTTAATTAGTGTGTTTTGCAAATGTCTGATGGGAGCCGAAGTCCCGATAATATGCTCAAACTTTCTGGCCTGATCAGTTTGTATAGAGGTGTTTATTTTTTCAAGTTTTTTAACCTTTTTGTTTGATTGTCTTAGTTTAGAAGCTGCTGAGAGCGTAGCATAAAGTTTCTCATTTTCCCAGGGTTTAAGAATGAAATCTACAGCTCCTTTTTTTATCGCCTGTACAGCCAGTTCCACATTGCCATAAGCAGTCATGAGAATGACTACATAGTCTTTATCTATTGATAAGATATGCTCTAACCAGTAAAGTCCCTCACGACCATCACTGGCTCCCTTCTGATAGTTCATATCCAACAGGATAATATCAATCTCATTATGGCTGAGTAATACATTGATCTCTTTGGGTGATTTACAAGTGACAACCTGTTTAAAGTGCTGTTTTAAAAAGAGTTTCGCACTTAAAAGAATATCATCATCATCATCAATTACCAAAACGTTTGCTTCTGTCATTTTATAAGGATTTTATATATAGTTAAGCTTATCAAACGATAAATTTAACTGACTGATGAGCAAAAATAATGGAATTGTCCGTTGCTGTACAACAGCTGTCCGATAACGAACAGTGTTTTTTAGTGTTAATGTGTTAAATTACTGATATGTAGTTGATTAAATATGTTTTTTTGCTTTGGCATGCCCTTGGTATATGGCTTCACAGACATTACATTTATCATGGATAAGATCATTGCAAAAAAGAGATTCAGTACAAAAAAGATATTAATGCTTACAGGAGGCCTGTTGCTGGCCGGGCTGGTAGCTTATGGATATAAACTATCCCTGAATAAGGTATACAAAGCTGATGCAGATAAATTAACGATCAGCAAAGTTCAGTATGGTGACTTTGAGGATGTGGTATTATTGAATGCAAGCGTAGTACCGCTGACTTCAGTGATCGTGAGTTCATCAGAAGGCGGAACAGTTGCAGAAATTTTTACGGAGAACGGAGCGTCGGTAGTTAAAGGTACGCCGCTGTTGAGAATTGCTAATCCAAACGCGTTATCAAATTATACATCGAGTGAAACCAGTATTATCGAGCAGATTAATCAATTGCGTAAAGTACGTTTGGATCTGGAACAAAACCAGCGGATAATGGCTCAGGATATGATGGTCATAGAGAATACACTGAGAACTGCCAGCAGAAAATATAAAATTGACAGTACCTTGTTTTCAAATAAAGTGATAACCAGAGAGGAATTTAATAACTCAAGCCAGGATTATGAGTATAATAAAGGCAGAAAGAATATATTAAAACAGGCTGTAAAACAAGAAAACCAGAGCAGGGCGATGCAGTTGCAGCAGATTGATGTATCTGTAAGCAGAATGAACGAGAGCCTGGAAACTATCAGAAAAAATATTGAGAATATGACCATCAAGGCTCCGGTTTCCGGAAGATTATCCTCTTATGATCCCGTTATAGGTAAATCCTATACAGCAAATGAAATGCTGGGCAAGATAGATGTACTGCAAGGCTATAAACTGCAGGCAGGCGTAGATGAATACTATATCAACAGAGTAAAAGAAGGACAATCTGCTAACTGTGAGTTTAATGGGAAGATCTATCATCTTACGGTTAGAAAAGTAATTCCTGAGGTAACTGCAGGTCAGTTCCAGGTGGAGCTTGTTTTTGAAGGGAAATCACCGGATGAGTTGCGAAGAGGATTATCTTTACAGGTAAAACTTACCCTTTCGGACAACAGTAAATCGTTACTGCTTGCACAGGGGCAATTTTTCCAGAGTACCGGAGGGTCATGGGTATTTGTACTGAAAGATGGAAAAGCACAGAAAAGAAATGTGAAAATAGGCCGGAAAAACTATTTGTACTATGAGGTTATGGAAGGATTGCAGAAAAATGAAGAAGTAATTACCTCATCTTACGATCAGTTCAATCAATACGATATTGTAGAAGTAAGCAGGTAAACGTATAACCTGATAACCGTTATAAAAACTATAAAAAAATATAAATCATCATATCATGATAAAAATTGAAAACCTGGAAAAAGTATATAAAACAGAAGAGATAGAAACCACTGCATTGAATGGAATTAATATGCACGTCAAAGCTGGTGAGTTTGTCTCTATTATGGGCCCCTCAGGGTGCGGAAAGTCAACATTGCTGAACGTGATGGGGCTGCTGGATAAACCTGAAAGCGGCAGTTATAAATTTCTGGAAACAGAACTGCTGACGCTGAATGATAAAGAAAGGTCAAACTTCCGTAAAAGAAATATGGGTTTTGTTTTCCAGAATTTCAACCTGATTGATGAGCTGACTGTATTTGAAAATATAGAATTACCCCTGATCTATAACAAAGTTGCTGCACCTGAGCGCAAACGTCTGGTTAATGAAATGATTGAAAGAATGAATATTGTTAACAGGAGCGGCCATTTCCCTCAACAGTTATCCGGCGGACAGCAGCAGCGTGTTGCTGTGGCAAGAGCACTGGTGACTAAACCTAAACTGGTACTTGCCGATGAACCTACGGGTAACCTGGACAGCTCCCATGGTAATGAAGTGATGGAACTGCTTTGTGAACTGAATGAGCAGGGAACTACTATTGTGATGGTTACCCACTCTTCGCATGATGCAAGTTTTTCCAACAGGATCATCAACCTGAAAGACGGGCATGTAATCTCAGAAAAAGTAAATAAAGCCCGTACAGAAGAACTCATTTAAGCAACGTTTTTATTTAGAAAGCGTCAATTTAATACTGTACCAGCGATCATCAAACAGAACCACAACGATGTTTAAACTGAACCTGAAAATAGCCTTAAGAAATCTCTGGAGAAATAAAAGCTTCTCTCTGATCAATATCAGCGGATTAGCTATTGGTCTGGCTTCCTGTTTTTTATTGCTGCTTTATGTGTCTTATGAATTCAGTTATGACAATCATGGAAAAGATTCGGCCCATGTTTATAAGGTCATGACAAATTTCCTGGATGTAAACAGGAATATTGAATCGACTGACGGAGCGACGGGGAATATGATCGGGCCGTTTTTGAAAGAAAACTATCCTGCTGTTAAAGCAATGTGCCGTTATGAAAAGGGCAGACCCAAATTAATTGCTAACGGAACAACTAAAAGTTTCAAGAAAACAGGACTCTTTGCGGATGCAGGTATCCTGAACATATTCGATTATACATTTATTGCCGGTGATCGCAAAACTGCCCTTAATTTACCCGGCAATGTGATCGTTACAGAATCTACGGCTAAAATATTATTTGGTACCATAGATGTGCTGAATAAAGTTGTGCGTTTTGAAAATAAGATCAGTCTTAAGATTACCGGAGTAATCAGAGATCTTCCGGGTAATAGTTCTGTCTACTTTGATTTTCTGATGCCCTGGTCTCTTTTCGAAAACCAGTATAGCTGGGTTAAAGAACCTGCCTGGACTAATTTCAGCTGGGCAACGCTGGTCAGACTTGACCTGTCAACTGATATTGCCCGGTTTAATAAAGAAATCAAAGGGATAGTGGAAAAAAACAGTGCTGGTGCCAGAGTATTTGTATCAGTTTACCCATTAAATAAGCTGCATCTGCACGGTACATTTATCAATGGCAAAAGTACAGGCGGAAAAATTGAACAAGTACGTTTGTTTATGGGACTTGCAATTGGAATTCTGTTGATTGCCTGCGTCAATTTTATGAACATGGCTACAGCAAAGTCAGAGCGCAGAGCTAAAGAAGTCGGTATTAAAAAGACTATTGGTGCAACCCGCAGCAGTCTGATTACTCAGTTCCTGATGGAATCAATCGTACTGACT
This portion of the Pedobacter lusitanus genome encodes:
- a CDS encoding ABC transporter ATP-binding protein, which encodes MIKIENLEKVYKTEEIETTALNGINMHVKAGEFVSIMGPSGCGKSTLLNVMGLLDKPESGSYKFLETELLTLNDKERSNFRKRNMGFVFQNFNLIDELTVFENIELPLIYNKVAAPERKRLVNEMIERMNIVNRSGHFPQQLSGGQQQRVAVARALVTKPKLVLADEPTGNLDSSHGNEVMELLCELNEQGTTIVMVTHSSHDASFSNRIINLKDGHVISEKVNKARTEELI
- a CDS encoding sigma-54-dependent transcriptional regulator, yielding MTEANVLVIDDDDDILLSAKLFLKQHFKQVVTCKSPKEINVLLSHNEIDIILLDMNYQKGASDGREGLYWLEHILSIDKDYVVILMTAYGNVELAVQAIKKGAVDFILKPWENEKLYATLSAASKLRQSNKKVKKLEKINTSIQTDQARKFEHIIGTSAPIRHLQNTLIKVAPTDANVLILGENGTGKQVFAYELHKHSLRKNHIFMHVDLGSLNENLFESELFGYAKGAFTDARDDRPGRFELADNGTIFLDEIGNLSLPLQGKLLTVLQNRTVTRLGESKDRKINVRLITATNMPLNEMVAKGTFRQDLLFRINTVELELPPLHQRAEDILLLANHFLHTFSTKYHKNINLITEKAGNTLLAYHWPGNVRELQHVIERAIIMADGNEITEQDLQLSPQRFGGSASLPVTLDLEEMEKMMVQKAIENHKGNISRAAAELGLTRAALYRRIEKFGL
- a CDS encoding sensor histidine kinase, with the protein product MFYQRFTFRLIFKLLLINSLIVLLGYLILKTQLWFTIAGVSCILIISVFSLYSYINQIRSDIKRFILAIKTRDHTLNFKNKSTKGSFPDLYGSFDEIIKTHKDIQLEQDAMFQLIKTILQQVPVGVIVLKDNADPAQAEISFFNEAAAFLLKVPAYKYWHRLKEHLPIFTTEIESIQNGGKRFLEIKIQEKLIQLSTEVIPINLYNTSYRIISFQNIKDEIEQKEIEAWNRLIGVISHEILNSITPISSLSDTVNSMVSGKDSLNKEELEDLKPAIQAIKRRSVGLLDFVKDYRLIAELPTPELESHSIGEILQHIQILMQPFAAVKNVKLSIGQTSSKITISVDLKLIEQALINLVTNSIHALEDVDQPFIAIDYRLEQNKLFLDVTDNGRGIEPELAEKIFVPFFTTRKNGSGIGLTITRNIMKMHYGSLEVSSIPYQKTIFSLVFNYV
- a CDS encoding efflux RND transporter periplasmic adaptor subunit; protein product: MDKIIAKKRFSTKKILMLTGGLLLAGLVAYGYKLSLNKVYKADADKLTISKVQYGDFEDVVLLNASVVPLTSVIVSSSEGGTVAEIFTENGASVVKGTPLLRIANPNALSNYTSSETSIIEQINQLRKVRLDLEQNQRIMAQDMMVIENTLRTASRKYKIDSTLFSNKVITREEFNNSSQDYEYNKGRKNILKQAVKQENQSRAMQLQQIDVSVSRMNESLETIRKNIENMTIKAPVSGRLSSYDPVIGKSYTANEMLGKIDVLQGYKLQAGVDEYYINRVKEGQSANCEFNGKIYHLTVRKVIPEVTAGQFQVELVFEGKSPDELRRGLSLQVKLTLSDNSKSLLLAQGQFFQSTGGSWVFVLKDGKAQKRNVKIGRKNYLYYEVMEGLQKNEEVITSSYDQFNQYDIVEVSR